A genomic window from Glycine max cultivar Williams 82 chromosome 17, Glycine_max_v4.0, whole genome shotgun sequence includes:
- the LOC100806575 gene encoding calcium uptake protein, mitochondrial, giving the protein MLSFSTLRRSSPFLARRFSTQRSQIRHASTSSSSSSSLHNTANPVRTWFGRNALSTVLAGASVSGLLLYGYSSSHNSEFDSSLLKSSISSLVDRSTPISEDQERRRSFLSKISLPECSGALLFGDSFRRKVFFNYEKRIRLRSPPEKVFEYFASDRSSEGEVLMKPADLMRAVVPVFPPSESHLVRDGYLEGERRPGHLCCPSSEFFMLFDVNNDGLISFKEYIFFVTLLSIPESSFSVTFKMFDVNNNGEINKEEFKKVMALMRSRHRQGVHHRDGLRTGLKASDSVEDGGLVEYFFDKDGNGCLQHDKFVNFLRGLHDEILRLEFAHYDYQSCQTISAKDFALSMVASADMSHLGRLLERVDGLNDDPRLKDARITFEDFKNFAELRKKLLPFSLALFSFGEVNGLLTRDDFQRAASHVCGISLSDTVVEIVFHLFDANRDGNLSFDEFVRVLHKRERDIAQPVETGIRGWLSCGWNCTHNFSSS; this is encoded by the exons ATGCTTTCGTTTTCCACTCTCAGAAGATCCTCACCCTTCCTCGCCCGACGCTTCTCAACCCAACGGTCCCAGATCCGCCACGCGTcaacctcctcctcctcctcctcctcactCCACAACACCGCGAACCCGGTTCGAACCTGGTTCGGTCGAAACGCACTCTCGACCGTCCTCGCCGGCGCGAGCGTATCAGGGCTTCTTCTCTACGGCTACTCTTCTTCGCACAATTCCGAGTTCGACTCGTCTCTGCTGAAGAGCTCAATTTCTTCTCTCGTTGACCGGTCAACGCCGATTTCCGAGGACCAAGAACGGCGTCGTTCGTTCCTTTCGAAAATTTCGCTCCCTGAATGTTCCGGTGCCTTGCTATTTGGAG ATTCGTTCAGGAGAAAGGTTTTCTTCAACTATGAGAAGCGCATACGGTTGCGAAGCCCTCCGGAAAAG GTTTTTGAGTACTTTGCATCTGATCGTAGTTCAGAAGGAGAAGTTTTGATGAAACCAGCAGACCTAATGCGAGCAGTGGTTCCTGTTTTCCCTCCTTCTGAATCCCACCTTGTTAGAGATGGATACTTGGAAGGTGAAAGGAGGCCGGGCCATTTATGCTGCCCTTCTTCagaattttttatgctttttgatGTAAACAATGATGGGCTGATATCTTTTAAAGA GTATATCTTTTTTGTAACACTACTCAGCATCCCAGAATCAAGCTTTTCAGTGACATTTAAAATGTTTGATGTCAACAATAATGG GGAGATAAATAAGGAAGAATTCAAGAAAGTGATGGCATTGATGCGATCTCGTCATCGACAGGGTGTTCACCACAGGGATGGACTGCGAACTGGCCTAAAGGCGAGTGATTCTGTGGAAGATGGAGGGCTGGTGGAATACTTTTTTGATAAAGATGGAAATGGATGCCTCCAACAtgataaatttgtaaattttttgagAGGCTTGCATGATGAG ATTCTGAGGCTGGAGTTTGCTCATTATGACTACCAATCTTGCCAAACCATATCAGCCAAGGACTTTGCGCTCTCCATGGTTGCTTCTGCCGACATGAGTCATCTAGGCAGGTTGCTTGAAAGGGTTGATGGACTGAATGATGATCCACGCCTTAAGGATGCACGaatcacatttgaggacttcaaAAACTTTGCAGAGCTACGGAAAAAGTTACTGCCATTTTCATTGGCCCTTTTCAGTTTTGGAGAAGTAAATGGCCTGTTGACAAGAGATGATTTTCAGAGAGCAGCATCACAT GTATGTGGCATATCTCTCTCGGACACTGTGGTTGAAATTGTTTTCCATTTGTTTGATGCAAATCGGGATGGAAACCTAAGTTTTGACGAGTTTGTCAGAGTGCTACACAAGCGCGAAAGGGACATTGCACAACCCGTGGAGACAGGAATACGGGGTTGGTTGTCTTGCGGTTGGAACTGTACGCATAACTTCTCATCTTCATGA
- the LOC100780557 gene encoding uncharacterized protein yields the protein MASSSRTKSSGPVLRSSSSSSSLSHSNSFCSYSTSNAPFHSPSSSFFRKPHSHVPPRSTSPTRVNLFSAAPLPSHSVRFALDRSISPNRTVSSHVIAKHRHVTAQKKSCMCSPTTHPGSFRCSLHKNSHSAQTGSFPSNRLNMRRSAMKNSLVRIGGVEGEWVKRALTALIRPSSHQQRRRTAFEPRQSRLSIMSKADDEEEEK from the coding sequence ATGGCGAGTTCTTCAAGAACGAAATCTAGTGGACCAGTGcttcgttcttcttcttcttcttcttctctctcacaTTCTAACAGCTTCTGTTCGTACTCAACATCAAACGCACCGTTTCACTCACCTTCGTCGAGTTTCTTCAGAAAACCTCACTCGCACGTGCCTCCCCGCTCCACTTCCCCGACACGTGTGAACCTATTCAGCGCCGCGCCGCTTCCCTCGCACTCGGTCCGGTTCGCTCTCGACCGGTCCATCTCCCCGAACCGGACCGTCTCGAGCCACGTCATCGCGAAGCACCGCCACGTCACGGCTCAGAAGAAATCGTGCATGTGTTCCCCTACGACGCATCCCGGTTCGTTCCGATGCAGCCTCCACAAAAACAGCCACAGCGCGCAAACCGGTTCGTTTCCGTCGAACCGGCTCAACATGCGCCGGTCCGCAATGAAGAACTCGCTCGTGAGAATCGGTGGCGTCGAAGGCGAGTGGGTGAAACGTGCTCTCACCGCGCTGATTCGTCCTTCATCGCATCAACAGCGGAGAAGAACGGCGTTTGAACCGCGACAGAGTCGTCTTTCAATCATGTCAAAAgctgatgatgaagaagaagaaaaataa